Part of the Sporosarcina sp. FSL K6-2383 genome is shown below.
ATGAAATTCAATCTTTTGTACCTGAAGAATATTGGAGCATCACAAGCCAATTTAAAAAAGGTAATAAAGAATTTGAAGCTGTATTTTATGGTGATACGAAGAAAAAAGTGAAGCTTGTGAACAAAGAGCAAGTCGATGCAATCATTGCGCAGCTGGACAAAGGTGATTTTGAAATTGCGAACGTCGTAAAGAAAGAGCGCAAGCGTAATCCAGCATTGCCATTCACAACGTCATCCTTACAACAAGAAGCCGCCCGTAAGCTGAACTTCCGAGCCAGGAAGACAATGATGCTTGCCCAACAGCTCTACGAAGGGATTAACCTTGGGAAAGAAGGGAATGTCGGTCTCATTACTTATATGAGAACGGATTCAACTCGAATCGCTGATAGTGCGAAAGAGGAAGCAAATTCATTTATTGAAACGATGTATGGAAAAGAATTCGTTACGGCAACGAAAGCGGTAAAAAAAGATACTACTAAAACGCAAGATGCGCACGAAGCAGTGCGACCAACATCTGTCATGCGCCCACCGGCTGCTATGAAAACGGTGTTATCGCGCGATCAATTGCGTCTATATAAGCTTATTTGGGAACGTTTTGTCGCTAGCCAGATGGCCCCTGCCATCCTGGATACGGTTACAGTCGATCTTGTGAATAATGATGTTCGTTTTAGAGCGAACGGCTCACAAGTTAAATTCCAAGGGTTTATGAAGGTGTATGTAGAGGGCGATGACGATAAGGAAGAAGAAAAGGATCGGATTTTGCCGCCGCTAGAAGAAGGCGAGCACTTGAAATATAGCGATATTGATCCGAAACAGCACTTTACACAACCGCCGCCAAGATATTCAGAAGCGAGATTAGTCAAAACGTTGGAAGAGCAAGGAATAGGTCGACCTTCCACTTTTGCGCCAACTCTTGACACGATTCAAAAGCGTGGCTATGTAACGTTGGATGCTAAACGTTTTATCCCGACGGAACTTGGTGAAATTGTCCACCAAGCGGTCAATCAATACTTCCCTGATATTATCGACGTAGAATTTACGGCTCAAATGGAGCAGGGACTTGATAATGTTGAGGAGGGCAACATCAAATGGGTTGAAGTCATTGATTTGTTCTATCGAGATTTTGAAAAGCATGTTCAAGTAGCTGATGCCGAGATGGAGAAAATTGAGATTAAAGATGAGCCTGCTGGTGAGGATTGCGAAAAATGCGGTTTACCGATGGTGTTCAAACTAGGGCGTTATGGTAAGTTCATGGCTTGCTCTGGTTTTCCGGATTGTCGCAATACGAAGGCGATTATTAAGCCGATTGGTGTCACTTGTCCGACTTGTAA
Proteins encoded:
- the topA gene encoding type I DNA topoisomerase; its protein translation is MADYLVIVESPAKAKTIERYLGKKYKVSASLGHLRDLPRSQMGVDTENNYEPKYITIRGKGPILQDLKKEAKKAKKIFLAADPDREGEAIAWHLAHQLGVDIESDCRVVFNEITKEAIKESFKNPRPIDMDLVDAQQARRILDRLVGYNISPILWKKVKKGLSAGRVQSVALRLIIDRENEIQSFVPEEYWSITSQFKKGNKEFEAVFYGDTKKKVKLVNKEQVDAIIAQLDKGDFEIANVVKKERKRNPALPFTTSSLQQEAARKLNFRARKTMMLAQQLYEGINLGKEGNVGLITYMRTDSTRIADSAKEEANSFIETMYGKEFVTATKAVKKDTTKTQDAHEAVRPTSVMRPPAAMKTVLSRDQLRLYKLIWERFVASQMAPAILDTVTVDLVNNDVRFRANGSQVKFQGFMKVYVEGDDDKEEEKDRILPPLEEGEHLKYSDIDPKQHFTQPPPRYSEARLVKTLEEQGIGRPSTFAPTLDTIQKRGYVTLDAKRFIPTELGEIVHQAVNQYFPDIIDVEFTAQMEQGLDNVEEGNIKWVEVIDLFYRDFEKHVQVADAEMEKIEIKDEPAGEDCEKCGLPMVFKLGRYGKFMACSGFPDCRNTKAIIKPIGVTCPTCKEGQVVERKSKTKRIFYGCDRYPECEYVSWDKPVARPCPKCEHTLVEKKLKKGVQIQCTECDYKEDTQQ